The window GCAACCGTGAATGTCCTGCTCCGTAtgctccacccccaacccccaccccaagccCATATCTTCTCACTCACCTGCAGACAATGGCAGCCAGCCTGGGCTCTACAGGCTTTGTCACATGGGTATAGGCAGGCGGGGCCAGAGGCCTGGTGGCCCCACAGCAGCTAGGGCGCAAAACCGCTTTCAAACCATTTTATTCTCTCCAGACTAGAAACACTCATTTCTACCCTCCCTACCTCCCTGATCTTGGCCAGCCAGGGTCTGTGGGCCTCAGAGTGGATCTGGGGGCCTCTCTGAGGACTCCATGGCCCCCATGGAAGTGGCACGGCAACAGTGATGTGGGCTGGCTTGAGCCAGCAGCTCCAACCTCTGGGAGCGCAGCCGGGCCTGGATGGCCCAGATCGGGGGCTGGTGGCCAGGCAGTGAGGGGTCCTCATCACTGAAGCTCTCAATGGTGGAGTCAGAGCTATCTTCTGTGATGGCCACCGACTGCTTGCACACGGGGCAGGAGCGCTGGGCAGCCTGGGAGAACCAGGGGTCAATGCACTTGCAGTGATAGGTGTGGGAGCAGGGCAGGATCTTGAGCTGCTCACCCTCCTCATACTCATCCAGGCAGATGGCGCACAAGTCATTGAGCCGTGTGAAGGTGCGGACCTGGGCCTTCTGGCAGGCTGGCGTCTTGACTGCCACAGGCCGGCAGGTCCACCAGGACCACAGCCAGGTCCATAGGTGTCGCAGGATGAAAAAAGTGGATGTGAGCAGCGCCAGGACACGGCCCAGTATCCAGGAGATGGCCAGCACGGGATGGCAGTCCAGGTTGGAGCATGATGGATAGTCAGGCAACAAGATGACATGGGCTGACTTGTCACAGCACATGATGACTCGTAAGTCCTGTGAGGCAGCCTCGCCCACGAACACCGCTGGGATGGAGATCTGGCGCCACAGGTCCTCGTAGACATGTGCCATGTGCACGAGGTCGTCCGAAAAGACGTTGTGCACAATGGCAGCCTTGAAGCCAGCTTGCTGGGCATGCAGCAC is drawn from Saccopteryx leptura isolate mSacLep1 chromosome 1, mSacLep1_pri_phased_curated, whole genome shotgun sequence and contains these coding sequences:
- the ZNRF4 gene encoding LOW QUALITY PROTEIN: E3 ubiquitin-protein ligase ZNRF4 (The sequence of the model RefSeq protein was modified relative to this genomic sequence to represent the inferred CDS: deleted 2 bases in 1 codon), producing MVLHSQNLWCWGNGTAAVGPGPPGPDGCECGLTAPEVGLLPREMKQNHLLMGEALGGMSSFYIGPLRSQPYYLPASEPSFKLTSISSWPQAPGRPWKCPKVFHLPSPVGPSFTPKEEEEEEVGVAMGRQRPALAQRTVKASLILWVLLVPAQAVVRAVLDDNSSTVDFADLPAMFGVPLAPEGVRGYLMEAKPANACHPIEGPQPVDNGSLGAIVLIRRYDCTFDLKVLHAQQAGFKAAIVHNVFSDDLVHMAHVYEDLWRQISIPAVFVGEAASQDLRVIMCCDKSAHVILLPDYPSCSNLDCHPVLAISWILGRVLALLTSTFFILRHLWTWLWSWWTCRPVAVKTPACQKAQVRTFTRLNDLCAICLDEYEEGEQLKILPCSHTYHCKCIDPWFSQAAQRSCPVCKQSVAITEDSSDSTIESFSDEDPSLPGHQPPIWAIQARLRSQRLELLAQASPHHCCRATSMGAMESSERPPDPL